From Quercus lobata isolate SW786 chromosome 1, ValleyOak3.0 Primary Assembly, whole genome shotgun sequence, one genomic window encodes:
- the LOC115980167 gene encoding aspartic proteinase-like protein 2 translates to MRGIVPAGILITAALLFQAALVLCSFPATLKLERAFPLSQRVELSQLRARDSLRHGRMLQSSNGVVDLPVAGTYDPFVVGLYYTKVQLGSPPKEFYVQIDTGSDVLWVSCNSCNGCPTTSGLQIPLNFFDTGSSSTASLISCSDQRCSAGVQTSDALCSSQNNQCAYAFQYGDGSGTSGYYVSDLLYFDTILGGSVTTNSSAPIAFGCSTTQTGDLTKSDRAVDGIFGFGQQEMSVVSQLASQGVAPKAFSHCLRGDEAGGGILVLGEILEPNIVYTPLVPSQPHYNLNLQSISVSGQTLSIDPSVFTTSNNQGTIIDSGTTLAYLAEAAYNPFVTAVTNAVSQSAQPVVSKGNQCYLITSSVTDVFPQVSLNFAGGASMILRPQDYLLQQNSVGSSAVWCIGLQKLQGQGLTILGDLVLKDKIFVYDLAGQRIGWANYDCSTSVNVTATMKTGKSEYVNAGQLNDNSSPQNEPYKGIAISMISFLMHLLLLGSLFL, encoded by the exons atgagaggaaTTGTACCGGCCGGGATTCTGATTACGGCGGCGCTGCTGTTTCAGGCGGCGCTGGTTCTGTGCAGTTTTCCGGCGACACTGAAGCTGGAAAGGGCCTTTCCGTTGAGCCAACGAGTGGAACTGAGTCAACTCAGGGCTCGTGACTCACTCAGGCATGGAAGAATGTTGCAGTCTTCTAATGGCGTCGTTGATCTCCCTGTAGCTGGTACCTACGATCCGTTCGTGGTTGG ACTGTATTATACAAAAGTGCAATTGGGTTCTCCTCCAAAAGAATTCTATGTGCAGATTGATACAGGAAGTGATGTTCTGTGGGTCAGTTGTAACTCATGCAATGGTTGCCCAACAACGAGTGGACTCCAA ATTCCGCTCAATTTCTTTGATACTGGGAGCTCGTCAACAGCTTCATTGATCTCTTGTTCAGACCAAAGATGCAGTGCTGGAGTTCAAACGTCAGATGCCCTTTGTTCTAGTCAGAACAATCAGTGTGCATATGCTTTCCAGTATGGAGATGGCAGTGGGACCTCTGGATATTATGTATCAGACTTGTTATATTTTGACACAATTCTTGGGGGGTCTGTGACCACGAATTCTTCGGCTCCCATTGCCTTTGG GTGTAGCACCACACAGACAGGAGACTTGACAAAGTCAGATCGAGCGGTTGATGGCATCTTTGGGTTTGGGCAACAGGAAATGTCTGTTGTCTCACAACTTGCTTCGCAGGGAGTAGCACCAAAAGCATTCTCACACTGTTTGAGAGGAGATGAAGCTGGTGGAGGCATATTGGTTCTTGGGGAAATCTTGGAGCCTAATATAGTCTATACTCCACTTGTTCCATCACA GCCTCATTATAATTTGAATCTGCAGAGCATTTCTGTCAGTGGGCAAACATTATCGATTGACCCATCGGTGTTCACAACATCAAACAACCAAGGGACCATAATTGATTCTGGGACAACTTTGGCATACCTTGCAGAAGCAGCTTATAATCCTTTCGTCACTGCT GTAACAAATGCTGTTTCACAATCTGCTCAACCTGTTGTTTCCAAGGGAAATCAGTGTTATTTAATTACCTCCAG TGTCACTGATGTCTTTCCTCAAGTTAGTTTAAACTTTGCTGGTGGTGCATCCATGATTCTAAGACCTCAGGACTACCTCTTACAACAAAATTCTGTT GGTAGCTCTGCAGTGTGGTGCATTGGCCTACAGAAACTACAGGGTCAAGGGCTAACAATTTTAGGAG ACCTTGTCCTAAAAgacaaaatatttgtttatgatTTGGCTGGTCAACGGATTGGCTGGGCTAACTATGACT GTTCAACATCAGTAAATGTCACTGCAACTATGAAAACTGGGAAAAGTGAATATGTCAACGCTGGGCAGCTAAACGATAACAGTTCACCGCAGAATGAGCCTTACAAGGGGATAGCAATAAGCATGATTTCTTTCCTAATGCACTTATTACTGCTTGGCAGCTTATTTTTGTAG
- the LOC115980160 gene encoding serine/threonine-protein kinase spk-1 has product MADNRSEASDYSSEEEGSEDYRRGGYHKVQVGDTFKNGCYVVQRKLGWGHFSTVWLAWDTQRSLYVALKIQKSAQHYTEAALDEIKILKQLAEGDLDDKKCVVKLLDHFKHTGPNGHHVCMVFEYLGDNLLTLIKYSGYRGVPLHMVKEICYHILVGLDYLHRQLSVIHTDLKPENVLLLSTIDPSKDPRISGAPLILPISKNKTLPEFQASKDTKSLSGDLTKNQKKKIRKKAKKAAHGHVEQETTEGNEADSKSLGEEDSSTNIKSVEGSFEEQPNNSVKDESTKGDETKDSCEGSGRRGSHSTKKKLLAAVDRRCKLVDFGNACWTYKQFTNDIQTRQYRSPEVILGSKYSTPADLWSFACICFEMATGDVLFDPHNGDNYDKDEDHLAQMMELLGMMPRKIALGGRYSRDFFNRCGELRHIRRLRFWPINKVLMEKYDFSEQDANDLAEFLVPLLDFVPEKRPTAAQCLSHRWISAGPRLLEPSVADIQLEATDESLSENKRREKYDREAMEVGFANIAVNGA; this is encoded by the exons ATGGCGGATAATCGGAGCGAGGCGAGTGATTACTCGTCGGAGGAAGAGGGCAGCGAGGATTACAGGCGAGGAGGGTACCACAAGGTCCAAGTCGGTGATACTTTCAAGAATGGGTGCTATGTTGTGCAGAGAAAGCTTGGGTGGGGCCACTTCTCCACTGTCTGGCTCGCTTGGGACACTCAAAGATCG CTTTATGTAgctttaaaaattcaaaagagTGCTCAGCATTACACTGAGGCTGCGTTGGATGAGATAAAGATTCTCAAACAGCTTGCTGAGGGGGACCTGGATGATAAGAAATGTGTTGTGAAGCTTTTGGATCATTTTAAGCATACGGGGCCAAATGGGCATCATGTTTGTATGGTTTTTGAGTATTTGGGGGATAATCTTTTGACACTTATTAAGTATAGTGGTTACCGAGGGGTTCCTCTCCACATGGTTAAAGAAATTTGTTACCATATTTTGGTTGGTTTGGATTACTTGCATCGTCAACTCTCAGTTATACATACTGATTTGAAGCCAGAGAATGTCCTGCTTTTGTCGACGATTGATCCATCCAAAGATCCTAGGATATCAGGTGCTCCTCTCATCCTTCCAATCAGCAAGAATAAAACTTTGCCCGAGTTTCAGGCTTCAAAAGACACTAAGAGTTTGAGTGGGGACCTGACCAAgaatcagaagaagaagattcgAAAAAAAGCTAAGAAGGCAGCTCATGGTCATGTGGAGCAGGAAACTACTGAGGGAAATGAAGCAGATTCAAAATCACTTGGTGAAGAAGATTCCAGTACTAATATTAAATCAGTTGAGGGTTCTTTTGAAGAACAACCAAATAATTCTGTGAAAGATGAATCAACAAAGGGTGATGAAACAAAGGATAGTTGTGAAGGAAGTGGTAGGAGGGGAAGCCATTCCACAAAGAAGAAGCTACTGGCAGCTGTTGATCGTAGGTGCAAATTGGTTGACTTTGGAAATGCTTGTTGGACATATAAGCAATTTACCAATGATATTCAGACAAGACAGTATAGAAGCCCAGAGGTTATTCTTGGATCTAAATACTCAACACCTGCAGATCTCTGGTCCTTTGCTTGCATTTGCTTCGAGATGGCCACTGGAGATGTTCTATTTGATCCTCACAATGGTGACAACTATGATAAGGATGAG gATCACTTGGCTCAAATGATGGAGCTTCTTGGAATGATGCCACGCAAG ATTGCTTTAGGTGGCCGCTATTCCCGAGATTTCTTCAATAGATGTGGGGAATTGAGGCATATCCGTCGATTGcgtttttggcctattaataaGGTGCTAATGGAGAAGTATGATTTCAGTGAGCAAGATGCAAATGATCTGGCTGAGTTCCTTGTTCCATTACTTGATTTTGTCCCTGAAAAGAGGCCAACAGCAGCTCAATGCCTTAGTCACCGATGGATTAGTGCAGGCCCTCGGCTTCTTGAGCCTTCGGTGGCTGATATCCAACTTGAGGCCACAGATGAGTCTCTATCCGAGAATAAAAGGAGGGAAAAGTATGACAGGGAGGCAATGGAAGTTGGATTTGCAAACATAGCCGTAAATGGAGCTTGA